A genomic segment from Tuwongella immobilis encodes:
- a CDS encoding DUF1552 domain-containing protein, which produces MPNPLSRRAMLRATGAAIALPFLDAMLPRLQSAPSTFQPWDQSTVQATPRMICCYVPNGVNILEWMPESAKTNLSPTLKTLEPYAKDFTVITGIGHPASQGGHSGADTWLTGANLKAKPGSDYTNTVSIDQLAAQLHGQRTRYPSIQLSDMSGTGGAGHSHTLSFDINGTPLPAENSPRRLFERLFVPETAGDRAATLKRYAERRSILDDVQAEAAALNRRLGKKDQAKMDEYLSSVRETEKQVERMQRWVDVEKPKVDPRHLQLASQPMNGHDRPMWLDVMLELSYLAFITDTTRVITFEWSREAGGYGGGGENHHELSHHGGDSGMLNKLATIDRFHLSKLGRFLGMLKSTREGDGVMLDRTVVVYGSGMNSGKGGEHSPKNLPLLVAGGQKLGLKQGQHLAFDSEKHPPLANVLLTLVQRLGVETNRFSDATGTLTGLV; this is translated from the coding sequence ATGCCGAATCCGCTGTCGCGTCGTGCCATGCTTCGGGCCACAGGCGCTGCCATTGCGTTGCCGTTCTTGGATGCCATGCTGCCACGCTTGCAGTCGGCTCCCTCGACCTTTCAGCCGTGGGACCAATCGACGGTGCAGGCCACACCACGGATGATCTGCTGCTATGTGCCCAACGGGGTGAATATCCTCGAATGGATGCCCGAATCGGCGAAGACGAATTTGTCGCCGACCTTGAAGACATTGGAACCGTACGCCAAAGATTTTACGGTGATTACGGGGATCGGGCATCCGGCATCGCAAGGTGGGCACAGCGGCGCGGACACCTGGTTGACGGGGGCGAATCTCAAGGCCAAGCCCGGAAGTGATTACACCAACACGGTTTCCATCGATCAGTTGGCGGCACAACTGCATGGTCAGCGGACGCGCTATCCGTCGATCCAACTGTCCGATATGAGTGGCACGGGCGGGGCGGGGCATAGTCATACGCTGTCGTTCGACATCAATGGCACGCCATTGCCAGCGGAAAATTCGCCGCGACGCTTGTTTGAGCGGCTGTTTGTGCCGGAAACGGCCGGGGATCGCGCGGCAACGCTGAAACGCTATGCCGAGCGCCGATCGATTCTTGACGATGTCCAAGCCGAGGCGGCAGCGTTGAATCGTCGCTTGGGGAAAAAGGACCAAGCGAAGATGGACGAGTATCTGTCCAGCGTCCGCGAGACGGAAAAGCAGGTGGAACGGATGCAGCGTTGGGTGGATGTCGAAAAGCCCAAAGTCGATCCGCGTCATTTGCAGCTCGCCAGCCAGCCGATGAACGGGCACGATCGACCGATGTGGCTCGATGTCATGTTGGAATTGTCGTACTTGGCGTTCATTACCGACACGACTCGGGTGATTACCTTCGAGTGGAGCCGCGAGGCGGGCGGCTACGGCGGTGGTGGGGAAAATCATCACGAATTGTCGCATCACGGCGGCGATTCCGGCATGCTGAACAAGCTGGCGACGATTGATCGATTCCATCTGTCGAAATTGGGCCGATTCCTGGGGATGCTCAAGAGTACCCGCGAAGGCGATGGCGTGATGCTGGATCGCACGGTGGTGGTGTACGGTTCGGGGATGAATTCCGGGAAGGGGGGCGAGCATTCGCCGAAGAATCTGCCGCTGCTGGTGGCCGGTGGGCAAAAGCTGGGGCTGAAACAGGGGCAGCATTTGGCTTTTGATTCGGAGAAGCATCCGCCATTGGCGAATGTGCTGCTGACACTGGTGCAAAGGCTTGGCGTGGAGACCAATCGGTTCTCGGATGCGACCGGAACCTTGACAGGGCTGGTATGA
- a CDS encoding DUF1592 domain-containing protein, with product MRGLLVGLLGLAMGITPVLAQESPRLSPDDAGYNRTVAPFLAKYCSQCHSADDPKGEFSVERGQLGTNFLDLTTRQHWKEVVNVLNSHEMPPKKAKQPTAKEVAGVVDWITEQTIRAEEAKRESTIVARRLNRAEYRNTIRDLVGVDVDVSGFPQDPPAGGFDNNGAALTLSPLHVEIYLNAARQILERALVDGPQPQAIRWRFEPKVGAADRVRVRLDAKNNPIVNGGNNRQDGNWVVVHHEQWDKGVGARDFRVPVAGEYRIRVKAAGRVPTRQEVVKSAEAMLAYRRDEQDRNNPKGKQWTQQAFERDLEHFRTDRMYDYGPPRAKLVLQLGPQPRTIAEFDADGTADQPKIHEFTARFTTETAGVGFEYAYSIPSVLENFWMQRNDRFARPELMIEWFEIEGPIYDSWPPKSHQQLLFDSPLRQSNEVRYAEQVLSRFMRLAYRRPVSAAEVTAKLRLFQAARADGVPFLDAIKRPLTAVLVSPNFLFLAEPGPDAKPRELSGYEYASRLSYFLWSSMPDAELFAAAESGQLQSPAERLRQVERMRRDPKHEAFVRNFVGQWLGSREVGNNPPAMDLYPQYDRHLETSMIAETEAFFREIEQNELDARLLLKSDFVVINERLARFYGVPNVRGDHFRRVPVPSGVHRGGIPTQAAMLTITSNGTRTSPVKRGTWILKTLLGIDPGLPVANAGEIAPKVPGIDKATVRKRLEIHRQLDQCARCHNKIDPLGFALENYNAAGEWRDREGFGYKGRIERNDPLIDARAEMIDGTEIVGVDGLQQALLNQEELFLSCLASKVLTYALGRELGLADQKTVKAAVEHLRANGRSIPSLLRFVATCDRFGTK from the coding sequence ATGCGCGGATTGCTTGTCGGATTACTCGGACTGGCGATGGGGATCACACCAGTCCTCGCCCAAGAATCCCCCCGATTGTCTCCGGATGATGCGGGATACAATCGGACGGTCGCCCCCTTTTTGGCCAAGTATTGTTCGCAATGCCACTCTGCCGATGATCCCAAAGGGGAATTCTCGGTGGAGCGTGGCCAATTGGGGACGAATTTTCTCGACCTGACGACTCGCCAGCATTGGAAAGAAGTCGTCAATGTGCTCAACAGCCACGAGATGCCGCCCAAGAAAGCGAAGCAGCCCACGGCCAAGGAAGTGGCGGGCGTTGTCGATTGGATTACCGAGCAGACCATTCGCGCGGAAGAGGCCAAACGCGAATCGACGATTGTGGCCCGACGGTTGAATCGGGCGGAATATCGCAATACCATCCGCGATTTGGTCGGGGTGGATGTCGATGTGTCTGGGTTTCCGCAAGATCCGCCTGCGGGAGGGTTTGACAACAACGGCGCGGCGTTGACGCTCTCGCCGCTGCATGTCGAAATCTACCTGAATGCCGCGAGGCAGATTCTCGAGCGGGCCTTGGTGGATGGGCCGCAACCGCAAGCGATTCGCTGGCGATTCGAGCCGAAAGTCGGGGCGGCGGATCGGGTGCGCGTCCGGCTGGATGCCAAGAATAATCCAATCGTCAATGGTGGGAACAATCGCCAAGATGGCAATTGGGTGGTGGTGCATCACGAACAATGGGACAAAGGCGTGGGTGCCCGCGATTTCCGGGTGCCAGTGGCCGGGGAGTATCGCATTCGCGTCAAGGCGGCGGGGCGGGTGCCGACTCGGCAAGAAGTTGTGAAATCCGCCGAGGCGATGCTCGCCTATCGCCGCGATGAGCAGGACCGCAACAATCCCAAGGGGAAGCAGTGGACGCAGCAAGCCTTTGAACGCGATCTGGAACATTTCCGCACGGATCGCATGTACGATTACGGCCCACCGCGTGCCAAATTGGTGCTCCAACTCGGGCCACAACCGCGAACCATTGCCGAATTCGACGCCGATGGCACCGCCGATCAGCCGAAAATTCACGAATTCACCGCCCGCTTTACGACCGAAACCGCCGGAGTTGGCTTCGAGTACGCTTACAGCATTCCCAGCGTGCTGGAAAACTTTTGGATGCAGCGAAATGATCGCTTCGCCCGACCGGAATTGATGATCGAATGGTTCGAAATCGAAGGCCCGATCTACGATTCCTGGCCGCCGAAATCGCATCAGCAATTGCTGTTTGATTCTCCGCTACGGCAATCGAACGAAGTCCGGTATGCGGAACAAGTGCTGAGCCGATTCATGCGATTGGCATATCGGCGGCCCGTGTCGGCGGCGGAAGTGACCGCGAAATTGCGGCTGTTTCAGGCGGCGCGGGCGGATGGCGTACCGTTTCTGGACGCCATCAAGCGGCCGCTGACGGCGGTGTTGGTGTCGCCGAACTTTCTGTTCCTGGCCGAGCCGGGGCCGGATGCCAAGCCGCGCGAGTTGAGTGGGTACGAATATGCATCGCGGTTGTCGTATTTCCTGTGGTCCAGCATGCCGGACGCGGAGTTGTTCGCCGCCGCCGAATCGGGCCAACTGCAATCTCCAGCGGAGCGATTGCGACAAGTCGAACGCATGCGGCGCGATCCCAAGCATGAGGCGTTTGTCCGCAATTTTGTCGGGCAGTGGCTTGGCTCCCGCGAAGTCGGAAATAATCCGCCCGCGATGGATTTGTACCCGCAATATGATCGCCATTTGGAAACCTCGATGATCGCCGAAACCGAGGCGTTCTTCCGCGAGATCGAACAGAACGAACTCGATGCCCGGCTGCTGTTGAAGTCAGATTTCGTGGTGATTAACGAGCGGCTGGCCCGATTTTACGGGGTGCCGAATGTGCGGGGCGACCATTTTCGGCGGGTGCCGGTGCCCAGCGGCGTGCATCGCGGCGGCATTCCCACCCAGGCGGCCATGCTGACCATCACCAGCAACGGCACGCGAACCTCGCCGGTGAAGCGTGGCACCTGGATTCTCAAGACATTGCTGGGGATTGATCCGGGGCTGCCGGTGGCCAATGCCGGGGAAATCGCCCCGAAAGTGCCTGGAATCGACAAGGCGACGGTGCGGAAACGGCTCGAAATCCACCGGCAACTCGATCAGTGTGCCCGATGTCACAATAAGATCGATCCGCTGGGATTTGCACTCGAAAATTACAACGCCGCCGGTGAATGGCGGGACCGCGAAGGCTTTGGCTACAAGGGACGGATCGAACGCAATGATCCGCTCATCGATGCGCGAGCGGAGATGATCGACGGTACGGAAATTGTCGGTGTCGATGGATTGCAACAGGCATTGCTGAACCAGGAAGAGTTGTTCCTGAGCTGTTTGGCCTCCAAGGTGCTGACGTATGCCTTGGGCCGCGAGTTGGGATTGGCCGATCAGAAAACGGTCAAGGCCGCCGTGGAGCATCTGCGGGCGAATGGTCGATCGATTCCGTCGCTGTTGCGATTTGTGGCGACTTGCGATCGATTTGGCACGAAATAA
- a CDS encoding lactate racemase domain-containing protein, translating to MNFFAEGGVDTIITPERAGELVDSLLEQLESRRPLKRVLLIPPDITRYYSWAGPLTVMLYQRLVGRAEVQILPALGTHVPMTPPEMDRMFPGIPHERFLPHDWRNAVVDLGEVPASVVEQLSEGKLHFSAKAQVNRLLLDPSWDAIISIGQLVPHEVIGIANHIKNILVGVGGSDLINKSHWLGAVYGMERIMGQAVTPVRSMLNYAAEHYLAQVPLVYLLTVRARAANGQLVTRGLYAGDDTECFLTGAELCRAVNLDPLPRAPKKVVVYLEAEEYRSTWLGNKSVYRTRMAVDDDGELIVLAPGVKEFGEDPTIDRLIRQFGYRGTPTTLANVEQHPELARNLSAAAHLIHGSSEGRFRITYCPGKLSREEIEGVGFGFGDLNTMLARYNPETLKDGWNDVNGEEVFFVSNPGLGLWGTRERFGLAPLAE from the coding sequence ATGAATTTCTTCGCGGAAGGCGGGGTGGATACGATCATCACCCCCGAACGGGCGGGTGAGTTAGTCGATTCGTTGCTTGAGCAATTGGAATCGCGGCGACCGCTGAAACGGGTGCTGCTGATTCCGCCCGATATTACCCGGTATTATTCGTGGGCGGGTCCGCTGACGGTAATGCTGTATCAACGGCTGGTTGGCCGCGCGGAAGTGCAGATTCTGCCCGCGCTGGGCACGCATGTGCCGATGACGCCGCCGGAGATGGATCGGATGTTTCCCGGCATCCCGCACGAGCGATTTCTACCGCACGATTGGCGCAATGCCGTCGTCGATCTGGGCGAAGTTCCCGCCTCGGTGGTGGAACAGCTTTCCGAAGGCAAACTCCACTTTTCCGCCAAGGCGCAGGTGAATCGGCTGCTGCTCGACCCGAGTTGGGATGCAATCATTTCGATCGGGCAATTGGTGCCGCATGAAGTCATTGGCATTGCCAATCACATCAAGAATATCCTGGTGGGCGTGGGCGGCAGCGATCTGATTAACAAATCGCACTGGCTGGGTGCGGTGTATGGCATGGAACGCATCATGGGGCAGGCCGTCACGCCCGTGCGATCGATGCTCAATTACGCGGCGGAGCATTATCTCGCCCAGGTGCCGTTGGTCTATCTGCTGACCGTGCGCGCGCGAGCGGCCAACGGGCAACTCGTGACCCGCGGATTGTACGCCGGCGACGATACCGAATGCTTCCTGACCGGGGCCGAACTCTGCCGCGCAGTCAATCTCGACCCGTTGCCCCGCGCCCCGAAGAAAGTCGTCGTCTATCTGGAAGCTGAGGAATATCGATCGACTTGGCTGGGCAATAAATCGGTGTATCGCACGCGCATGGCGGTTGATGATGATGGCGAATTGATCGTGCTGGCCCCCGGCGTGAAGGAATTCGGCGAAGATCCCACCATCGACCGATTGATTCGGCAATTCGGCTACCGTGGAACGCCCACCACCTTGGCGAATGTGGAGCAGCACCCCGAATTGGCCCGCAACCTGTCGGCGGCGGCGCACCTGATCCACGGCAGCAGCGAAGGCCGATTTCGCATCACCTACTGTCCCGGAAAACTCTCCCGCGAGGAAATCGAAGGCGTCGGCTTTGGTTTCGGCGATCTCAACACCATGCTCGCCCGATACAATCCCGAAACGCTGAAAGACGGCTGGAATGACGTGAACGGCGAAGAAGTATTCTTCGTCTCGAATCCCGGCCTGGGATTGTGGGGCACCCGCGAACGCTTTGGCTTGGCCCCACTCGCGGAATAA